The Yoonia sp. SS1-5 genome contains a region encoding:
- a CDS encoding TRAP transporter large permease, translated as MSDLALGYLSFPVLLLLIFLRAPIGLAMLICGIGGIWLATDTTVVFMAKLKSEVYSTFSSYSLSIIPMFLLMGQFATLSGMSRALFKAAEAWLGHRKGGMAMAAVGACAGFGAICGSSLATAATMSRVALPELRKYGYSGGFSTATLAAGGTLGILIPPSVILVIYAILTEQNIAKLFAAAFIPGILAALGYMLTIAIYVRLYPDQAGTHPRLPYADRAKALLAVWPVLIVFGLVVGGIYNGWFTPTEGAAIGAMGTGLIAFFSRSLNWAVFRDSILETATGTGMIFFIVLGAGFYNGFLALTQVPQELSGWVTGQGFSPWTVMVVILLFYLILGCLMDSLSMILLTIPIFWPVIQGLDFGMTTEEVAIWFGILVLIVVEVGLITPPVGMNLFIINNMDKDTPMTATYKAVLFFVGSDIVRVVILLLFPVITLILI; from the coding sequence ATCAGTGATCTGGCGCTGGGCTACCTGTCTTTCCCGGTCCTGCTTTTGTTGATTTTCCTGCGGGCGCCCATTGGGCTGGCCATGCTGATTTGTGGTATCGGCGGCATATGGTTGGCGACGGATACAACCGTCGTGTTCATGGCCAAGCTGAAGTCAGAGGTCTATTCCACGTTTTCCAGCTACAGCCTGTCGATCATTCCGATGTTTTTGCTTATGGGACAATTCGCAACGTTGTCCGGCATGTCGCGGGCGTTGTTCAAGGCGGCAGAGGCCTGGCTGGGCCATCGCAAGGGCGGCATGGCAATGGCGGCGGTCGGGGCATGCGCTGGGTTCGGTGCCATTTGCGGATCGTCCCTTGCGACGGCTGCCACGATGAGCCGCGTGGCGCTGCCGGAACTGCGCAAATACGGCTATTCGGGTGGGTTTTCGACCGCCACATTGGCGGCCGGTGGCACGCTGGGGATCCTGATCCCGCCGTCGGTGATCCTTGTGATCTATGCGATCCTGACGGAACAGAATATTGCCAAGCTTTTCGCAGCGGCCTTCATTCCCGGTATTCTTGCGGCGCTGGGCTATATGCTGACAATTGCGATATATGTCCGGCTATACCCCGATCAGGCCGGCACCCATCCGCGCCTGCCATATGCCGACAGGGCCAAGGCGCTGCTTGCGGTCTGGCCGGTTCTGATTGTCTTTGGGCTTGTTGTTGGGGGGATCTACAATGGCTGGTTCACACCGACCGAAGGGGCCGCCATCGGGGCGATGGGCACCGGCCTGATTGCGTTCTTTTCGCGTTCCCTGAACTGGGCCGTTTTTCGGGACAGTATTCTGGAAACCGCGACGGGGACCGGCATGATCTTTTTCATCGTGTTGGGGGCGGGGTTCTATAACGGGTTTCTGGCACTGACGCAGGTGCCGCAGGAATTGTCAGGCTGGGTCACAGGGCAGGGGTTCAGCCCATGGACCGTGATGGTGGTGATCCTGCTATTCTACCTGATCCTGGGCTGCCTGATGGACAGCTTGTCGATGATCCTGCTGACCATCCCGATTTTCTGGCCGGTCATTCAGGGGCTTGATTTTGGCATGACGACCGAAGAGGTCGCCATCTGGTTTGGGATCCTCGTTCTGATTGTGGTTGAGGTCGGGTTGATCACCCCGCCGGTGGGGATGAACCTGTTCATTATCAACAATATGGACAAGGACACGCCAATGACGGCCACCTACAAGGCGGTTCTTTTCTTTGTCGGTTCCGACATTGTGCGGGTTGTGATCCTGCTCTTGTTCCCGGTGATTACCCTGATCCTGATCTAG
- a CDS encoding isoprenylcysteine carboxylmethyltransferase family protein — protein MKWIDIPPVWLGIALVCAWWISELQPDWLHFESPITDLLGGCLVGAGALLMLLAVAEMRKRRTTVIPHMEAANLVTTGIFSRTRNPIYLGDACILAGLTLYWAAPIALFLVPLFAGTITQRFILPEEDRLRRKFRAAFASYCQKTRRWL, from the coding sequence ATGAAATGGATCGACATACCGCCGGTCTGGCTTGGCATCGCGTTGGTCTGCGCATGGTGGATTAGCGAGTTGCAGCCCGATTGGCTGCACTTTGAAAGCCCGATCACTGATCTTCTGGGCGGATGCCTGGTGGGCGCAGGCGCACTTTTGATGCTTTTGGCTGTCGCCGAGATGCGCAAGCGTCGCACGACCGTGATCCCCCATATGGAGGCCGCCAATCTGGTCACAACGGGCATCTTCAGTCGGACGCGCAACCCGATTTATCTGGGCGATGCGTGCATCCTTGCTGGGCTGACGCTGTATTGGGCGGCACCGATTGCCTTGTTTCTTGTGCCTTTGTTTGCCGGGACGATCACCCAGCGCTTCATTTTGCCCGAAGAAGACAGGCTGCGGCGCAAGTTTCGGGCCGCGTTTGCAAGCTATTGTCAGAAAACAAGACGCTGGCTGTGA
- a CDS encoding SDR family NAD(P)-dependent oxidoreductase, with protein MEHAGKHAVITGGGSGIGKDIAIALAAAGAEVTITGRRSATLEEVAANSPRLHPLVMDVDDEGSVRDGIASAAAARGPINICVANAGIAEGGPFAGITLAEWRRTMTTNLDGVFLTLQAALATLGPDDQGRMIAVSSIAGVRGLKNAVPYTATKHGVIGLIRGLSEEYLRRPITFNALCPGYVDTAIVRNQIPGLMRRFDVDEEGAIALIAKGNRSAQLLAVDEVTAAAMWLCSDGARNVNGQTVEISGGQV; from the coding sequence ATGGAACATGCAGGCAAACACGCGGTCATCACCGGGGGCGGATCGGGCATCGGCAAGGATATCGCGATCGCACTGGCCGCCGCCGGTGCGGAGGTTACCATCACCGGACGACGCAGCGCGACGCTGGAAGAGGTTGCAGCAAACAGCCCCCGCCTGCACCCGCTTGTGATGGATGTGGATGATGAGGGGTCCGTGCGCGACGGGATCGCAAGCGCGGCTGCCGCACGGGGCCCGATCAACATTTGCGTTGCAAATGCCGGCATTGCCGAGGGCGGACCTTTTGCCGGGATCACGCTGGCCGAGTGGCGGCGCACCATGACGACCAATCTTGACGGTGTGTTTCTGACGCTGCAGGCAGCCCTTGCCACGCTGGGGCCCGATGATCAGGGCCGGATGATTGCGGTCAGTTCGATTGCAGGCGTGCGCGGGCTGAAAAACGCGGTCCCCTATACGGCCACGAAACATGGGGTCATCGGCCTGATCCGGGGCCTGTCAGAGGAATATCTGCGCCGGCCCATTACGTTTAACGCGCTCTGCCCCGGCTATGTCGATACGGCCATCGTCCGCAACCAGATCCCCGGCCTGATGCGCCGCTTTGACGTGGACGAAGAAGGGGCCATCGCCCTGATTGCAAAGGGCAATCGCAGCGCGCAATTGCTCGCCGTGGATGAAGTGACCGCCGCGGCCATGTGGCTATGTTCGGACGGGGCGCGCAATGTGAACGGCCAGACGGTCGAAATCTCGGGCGGTCAGGTCTGA
- a CDS encoding nucleoside/nucleotide kinase family protein, producing MAGNTLNSLTLHVNALTEHLLERPVGRTLVAIAGAPGSGKSTLATELARRLALAKRSSIVVPMDGFHLDNGILEERGLFHRKGAPETFDVPGFIRLVRALKTGDEVFAPVFDRTRDLAIAGAVAVPPEVDIVIVEGNYLMFDEAPWSTLAALWDVTARLDVPMPELRARLIHRWLALNHSRAVATRRAEGNDIPNAQRVVERALPCDFTFDGQPHPGPNLPA from the coding sequence ATGGCAGGCAATACATTGAATTCGCTGACACTTCACGTCAATGCGTTGACGGAACACTTGCTGGAGCGGCCCGTTGGCCGGACCCTTGTTGCAATCGCGGGCGCGCCGGGCAGCGGCAAATCCACCCTTGCGACAGAGCTCGCGCGGCGCCTGGCGCTGGCCAAGCGCAGCTCGATCGTGGTTCCGATGGACGGGTTTCACCTCGACAATGGCATTTTGGAGGAACGCGGGCTGTTTCATCGCAAGGGCGCGCCCGAAACCTTTGATGTGCCGGGCTTCATCCGACTGGTCCGCGCCCTGAAAACCGGCGATGAAGTATTCGCCCCCGTATTTGACCGGACCCGCGATCTGGCGATTGCAGGCGCTGTGGCCGTCCCGCCCGAGGTGGACATCGTCATTGTCGAGGGCAATTACCTGATGTTTGACGAGGCCCCATGGTCAACTCTCGCGGCACTTTGGGATGTCACCGCCCGGCTGGACGTGCCGATGCCCGAACTGCGCGCGCGGCTTATTCACCGCTGGCTGGCGCTGAACCATTCCCGCGCTGTGGCCACAAGACGGGCCGAAGGCAACGACATTCCAAATGCGCAGCGGGTAGTTGAACGGGCCCTGCCATGTGATTTCACATTTGACGGGCAACCCCATCCTGGGCCAAACCTGCCTGCATAG
- a CDS encoding YihY/virulence factor BrkB family protein, which yields MISIAIKIWRVLLAVWTTASEKHIGLIAAGVAFFGMFGIFPGIAAVIAIFGLVADPVVIAEQLTLMAGIIPPSAYQLLSTQVNGLVNAPSEALGWATVVSITLALWSSRAGVAALIGGLNAIAGQRQRNGIVQLFVALMLTVALVFLGVVAVLVVIVLPIALTLIATLTSADWLVQGQTAWLLEGARWLIALGVLILGLSLLYRFGPARNGGRGRWFTVGAFVVVVLWVAASAGLSYYLTNFASYNEVYGSIGAVIGLLLWLYVSAYLILLGAALNVEIHGYEVPPERGDTSFLQEDQT from the coding sequence GTGATATCCATTGCGATCAAAATCTGGCGCGTTTTGCTGGCGGTTTGGACAACCGCGAGCGAAAAACATATCGGGCTGATTGCGGCTGGCGTCGCGTTTTTCGGGATGTTTGGCATTTTCCCGGGGATCGCTGCGGTGATCGCGATCTTTGGTCTGGTCGCCGATCCGGTCGTGATTGCCGAACAGCTGACACTGATGGCGGGGATCATCCCGCCAAGCGCCTATCAATTGCTGTCGACGCAGGTCAACGGCCTTGTCAACGCCCCATCCGAGGCGCTGGGCTGGGCAACGGTTGTGTCGATTACGCTGGCATTGTGGTCCAGTCGGGCAGGGGTGGCCGCCTTGATTGGCGGGTTGAACGCGATTGCAGGACAGCGGCAGCGCAACGGGATCGTGCAGCTTTTTGTGGCGCTGATGCTGACCGTCGCACTGGTCTTTCTGGGCGTGGTCGCGGTTCTGGTTGTTATCGTGTTGCCCATCGCATTAACGCTGATTGCGACGCTGACATCGGCTGACTGGCTGGTCCAGGGGCAGACGGCGTGGCTGCTGGAAGGGGCGCGCTGGCTGATCGCGCTGGGTGTGCTGATCCTTGGGCTCAGCCTGCTTTACAGATTTGGCCCGGCCCGCAATGGCGGGCGGGGTCGCTGGTTTACCGTCGGGGCATTTGTGGTTGTGGTTTTGTGGGTCGCAGCCTCTGCGGGCCTGTCATATTACCTGACGAATTTCGCCAGCTATAACGAGGTCTACGGGTCAATCGGTGCGGTCATTGGCTTGCTCTTGTGGCTGTATGTCAGCGCCTATCTGATATTGCTTGGTGCGGCGCTGAATGTCGAAATCCACGGCTATGAAGTGCCGCCCGAGCGTGGCGACACATCATTCCTGCAGGAAGATCAGACCTGA
- a CDS encoding alpha-D-glucose phosphate-specific phosphoglucomutase, translating into MITIETAPIAGQKAGTSGLRRKTRDFMEPRFLENYIQSILNAIGGAKGKTFVIGGDGRYFNADAIQTILRMAAAQGADAAIVGQNGLLSTPAASHLIRLNKTDGGFILSASHNPGGIDEDFGLKFNMPNGGPATEAVTNEIFAQTQNLTSYQTMESPAVDLATRGQTSLGDMAITIVDPVADYAALMQDLFDFDAIRSLFEGGFRMAFDAMHAITGPYATTILEDTLAAPKGTVRNGIPLPDFGGGHPDPNPIWAKELMQTMMADDAPDFGAASDGDGDRNMIVGRGAYVTPSDSLAVIAAHAHRAPGYAKGLAGVARSMPTSAAVDRVAAAKGMGCFETPTGWKFFGTLLDAGKVNLCGEESAGTGSDHVREKDGLWAVLMWLNIIASTGQSVADLMTDHWQTYGRNYYSRHDYEAVDSAIANTLMDDLRAKLPTLPGQTVAGLTVSGADEFAYDDPVDGSHTSGQGIRVMFDAGARVVLRLSGTGTQGATIRVYLERLEEDPGKLHQDAETALADVINAANQIAEIADRTGRAAPDVKT; encoded by the coding sequence ATGATCACGATTGAGACCGCACCGATAGCAGGCCAAAAGGCCGGCACATCCGGCCTGCGCCGCAAAACACGCGACTTCATGGAACCCCGGTTTCTTGAAAATTACATCCAGTCGATCCTGAATGCGATCGGGGGTGCAAAGGGCAAGACATTTGTGATCGGCGGTGATGGCCGCTACTTTAATGCCGACGCAATCCAGACGATCCTGCGCATGGCTGCGGCCCAGGGGGCGGACGCCGCGATTGTCGGTCAAAACGGGCTTTTGTCGACGCCCGCCGCCTCGCATCTGATCCGTCTGAACAAGACCGATGGCGGCTTTATTCTATCCGCAAGCCATAACCCGGGCGGGATTGACGAGGATTTCGGCCTGAAATTCAACATGCCGAATGGCGGCCCCGCAACCGAAGCGGTCACCAACGAAATTTTCGCCCAGACCCAGAACCTGACCAGCTATCAGACCATGGAAAGCCCTGCCGTTGATCTGGCCACACGCGGGCAAACCAGTCTTGGCGACATGGCGATCACCATCGTTGATCCGGTTGCCGACTATGCCGCGCTGATGCAGGACCTTTTTGATTTTGACGCGATCAGATCCCTCTTTGAAGGCGGGTTTCGGATGGCCTTTGATGCAATGCATGCCATCACCGGCCCTTATGCGACCACCATTCTGGAAGATACCCTTGCCGCGCCGAAAGGAACCGTGCGCAACGGCATCCCGCTGCCGGATTTTGGGGGCGGCCACCCGGACCCGAACCCGATCTGGGCCAAGGAGCTGATGCAAACCATGATGGCGGATGATGCCCCCGATTTTGGCGCGGCCAGCGATGGTGACGGGGATCGCAACATGATCGTGGGCCGGGGCGCCTATGTCACACCGTCAGACAGCCTTGCCGTCATTGCCGCCCATGCGCATCGCGCGCCGGGTTATGCGAAAGGTCTTGCGGGCGTGGCCCGCTCGATGCCCACATCCGCAGCCGTCGACAGGGTGGCAGCGGCCAAGGGCATGGGCTGTTTCGAAACCCCCACGGGCTGGAAATTCTTTGGCACCTTGCTGGATGCGGGCAAGGTCAACCTCTGTGGCGAGGAAAGTGCCGGCACAGGCTCGGATCACGTGCGCGAAAAGGACGGGCTATGGGCGGTGCTGATGTGGCTGAATATCATTGCCAGCACCGGCCAATCGGTCGCTGATCTGATGACCGATCATTGGCAGACCTATGGCCGGAACTACTATTCCCGGCACGATTACGAGGCGGTCGATAGCGCCATTGCCAACACGCTGATGGACGACTTGCGGGCCAAGCTGCCCACCCTGCCCGGCCAGACCGTGGCGGGCCTGACCGTGTCAGGTGCGGACGAGTTTGCCTATGACGATCCGGTTGATGGCAGCCATACAAGCGGTCAGGGCATTCGGGTGATGTTTGATGCTGGCGCGCGGGTTGTGCTGCGCCTGTCCGGCACGGGCACCCAGGGTGCGACCATCCGTGTCTATCTGGAACGGCTGGAAGAAGATCCCGGCAAACTGCACCAAGACGCCGAAACCGCCCTGGCCGATGTCATTAATGCCGCAAACCAGATCGCGGAAATTGCAGACCGGACCGGGCGCGCTGCACCGGATGTCAAAACCTGA
- a CDS encoding Re/Si-specific NAD(P)(+) transhydrogenase subunit alpha, with protein MKIGTPNEIFPGEDRVAMTPASAKDLQKLGYDCAIESGAGLSAGFSDAAYRDAGVEVVETAAALWAGADIVAKVRPPEPSEIEMLRADQTLISFFYPAQNTALMESANAKGSTVIAMDMVPRISRAQKMDALSSMANIAGYRAVIEAGNNFGRFFTGQVTAAGKVPPAKVLVVGAGVAGLAAIGTATSLGAITYAFDVRPEVAEQVESMGAEFVFLDFEEEQQDGSATGGYASVSSPEFAAAQLAKFREIAPDMDIVITTALIPGRDAPELWTKDMVESMKPGSVIVDLAAERGGNCKLTVKDEKIVTENGVTIIGYTDFPSRMAAQSSTLYATNIRHMMTDLTPEKDGSPDHNMDDDVIRGATATHKGEVTFPPPPPKVAAIAAQPKKAPPKELTAEEKRAQEVAAFKKETRNQVTLLAIGAALILGIGMIPGMPASFMQHFIVFVLAVFIGFQVIWNVAHSLHTPLMAVTNAISSIIILGALIQIGSSSVLITLLAALGIFMAAVNIFGGFLVTRRMLAMFQKS; from the coding sequence GTGAAAATCGGTACACCAAACGAGATATTTCCAGGCGAAGACCGGGTTGCGATGACACCCGCCTCTGCCAAGGACTTGCAAAAACTGGGTTATGATTGCGCGATTGAAAGCGGCGCAGGGTTGTCTGCGGGCTTTTCCGACGCAGCCTATCGCGATGCCGGGGTCGAGGTTGTGGAAACCGCGGCCGCGTTATGGGCGGGGGCCGATATTGTCGCCAAGGTCCGCCCGCCCGAACCATCCGAGATCGAGATGCTTCGCGCTGATCAGACGCTGATTTCGTTTTTCTACCCCGCCCAGAATACCGCGCTGATGGAATCTGCCAACGCCAAGGGATCCACCGTGATTGCCATGGATATGGTCCCCCGGATCAGCCGTGCGCAAAAGATGGATGCGTTGTCCTCGATGGCCAATATCGCCGGTTATCGGGCTGTCATCGAAGCGGGCAACAATTTTGGTCGCTTTTTCACCGGGCAGGTCACTGCTGCAGGCAAAGTGCCGCCCGCAAAGGTTCTTGTTGTAGGGGCCGGCGTTGCCGGTCTGGCCGCCATCGGGACAGCCACGTCGCTTGGGGCGATCACCTATGCGTTTGATGTGCGCCCCGAAGTGGCCGAACAGGTTGAAAGCATGGGCGCAGAATTCGTCTTTCTTGATTTCGAGGAAGAACAGCAGGACGGGTCCGCAACTGGTGGCTATGCATCCGTGTCCAGCCCGGAATTCGCCGCCGCCCAGCTTGCGAAATTCCGCGAGATCGCGCCTGACATGGATATCGTGATCACCACCGCGCTGATCCCCGGGCGCGACGCGCCCGAGCTTTGGACCAAGGACATGGTCGAAAGCATGAAGCCCGGTTCGGTGATTGTCGATTTGGCGGCCGAGCGTGGTGGCAATTGCAAATTGACCGTCAAGGACGAGAAGATCGTTACCGAAAACGGCGTGACAATTATTGGCTATACGGATTTCCCAAGCCGGATGGCGGCACAATCATCCACCCTCTATGCGACAAATATTCGGCATATGATGACGGATCTGACCCCCGAAAAAGACGGGTCGCCAGATCATAACATGGATGATGACGTGATCCGTGGTGCGACGGCGACGCATAAGGGCGAAGTGACCTTCCCGCCGCCGCCCCCCAAAGTCGCAGCCATTGCAGCCCAGCCCAAGAAAGCTCCACCCAAGGAACTGACGGCCGAAGAAAAGCGCGCGCAGGAAGTGGCCGCGTTCAAGAAAGAGACCCGCAATCAGGTCACCTTGCTGGCGATTGGTGCCGCACTTATTCTGGGCATCGGGATGATCCCCGGCATGCCGGCCAGTTTCATGCAGCATTTCATCGTCTTCGTGCTGGCGGTCTTTATCGGCTTCCAGGTGATCTGGAATGTGGCCCATTCACTGCACACACCACTGATGGCGGTCACCAACGCGATTTCGTCGATCATCATTCTGGGTGCGTTGATCCAGATCGGATCGTCCAGCGTGCTGATCACGCTGCTGGCGGCACTTGGTATCTTTATGGCTGCCGTCAATATCTTCGGTGGCTTCCTTGTGACACGGCGCATGCTCGCCATGTTCCAGAAATCCTAA